The genomic window CCACTCCCTCCGTTGTCGCACCCCTGCTTTCCAGCATGGGGCCGGTCACGGGCGCCCGCATGCTTCGCAGAGTGGGCGCCCGTGACAACCGCGACCTGGCACCGGGAACGCCGCCCTGCGGCACCTGCCCGAGCGGGAGCCGACGTGCTGGGCTCCGCGGGATCGGGGCGTTCGGGGCGTGCGGCCGGTCGCTCGGAGGCCCAGTCATCGATGCGCTGGCCAGCAAGAACGTCCACGGGCCTGGGCCGTCCCCGGGTCGTGCCCGGGTCGTCCCCGGACCGTCCCCGGGCCGTCCCTGGGCCGTCCGATGGCGCCCCGCAGCGACCGGCAACCATCAGCGGGGCCCCATCCCGATAGGCAACGCCCCCGGGGCACCGGATTCCGTCTGCGACACTGGATGAACCATGCCCAAGCCCGGAGAACTCACTTTCGTCGCCCCGCGCGGAGCCAAGAAGCCCCCGCGGCACCTCGCCGACCTCACGCCCGCCGAGCGCAAGGAGGCCGTCGCCGCGATCGGCGAGAAGCCGTTCCGCGCCAAGCAGCTGTCGCAGCACTACTTCGCGCGGTACGTCCACGACCCCGCCCAGTGGACCGACATCCCCGCCGCCGCGCGCGAGCGGCTCGCCTCGGAGCTGCTGCCCGATCTGATGTCCGTTGTGCGGCACATCTCCTGCGACGACGACACCACCCGCAAGACGCTGTGGCGGCTGCACGACGGGACGCTGGTCGAGTCGGTGCTGATGCGCTACCCGGACCGGGTCACGATGTGCATCTCCTCACAGGCCGGCTGCGGCATGAACTGCCCGTTCTGCGCCACCGGCCAGGCCGGGCTCGACCGGAACCTGTCGACCGCCGAGATCGTGCACCAGATCGTGGACGGCATGCGGGCGCTGCGCGACGGCGAGGTCCCGGGAGGGCCCGCCCGGCTCAGCAACATCGTCTTCATGGGCATGGGCGAGCCGCTCGCCAACTACAAGCGGGTCGTCGGCGCGATCCGCCGGCTCACCGATCCCGAGCCGGACGGGCTCGGCATCTCGCAGCGCGGGATCACCGTCTCCACCGTCGGCCTCGTCCCGGCGATGCTGCGCTTCGCCGACGAGGGTTTCAAGTGCCGTCTCGCGGTCTCGCTGCACGCCCCCGACGACGAGCTCCGCGACACCCTCGTGCCCGTGAACACGCGCTGGAAGGTCCGGGAGGTGCTCGACGCCGCCTGGGAGTACGCGGAGAAGTCCGGCCGCCGGATCTCCATCGAGTACGCCCTCATCCGCGACATCAACGACCAGGCGTGGCGCGGTGATCTGCTCGGCCGGCTCCTCAAGGGCAAGCGGGTCCACGTCAACCTGATCCCGCTCAACCCGACGCCCGGATCGAAGTGGACGGCCTCGCGCCCCGAGGACGAGAAGGCGTTCGTCGAGGCCATCGCCGCCCACGGCGTGCCGGTGACCGTCCGCGACACCCGCGGACAGGAGATCGACGGAGCGTGCGGACAGCTCGCCGCTTCCGAGCGTTGACCCCCCGTGTAATCTGACCTCGAACAAATTCATCATCCGACAGGGGAGCGCCACAGCGCTGAGAGTGCGGTGACCGTCAGACCGCAGACCCTCTGAACCTCGCCCCGGTCATTCGGGGTAGGAAGTTCGGACGTTACTCAAGCTGTTGCGCCCTGCCCGGACCCCGAACGCGGGACCGGGCAGGGCCGCGTCTCTTCCTGGCCACCCCCAGGAGGACATTTCAGTGAGCACCACGAGCAATACGAGCACCACCAAGAGGTTCGCGGTCACGGCGCTGGCCGCAGCCCTGGGCGTCAGCGCGCTCGCGGCCTGCGGGGGCACGTCCGACGACGGCGCCTCCAGTTCCGGTTCCGCTTCCGGCAAGGGCTCCAAGACCGTGACGCTCGTCAGCCACGACTCCTTCAACGCCACTCCGGCGGTGCTCAAGGAGTTCACCGAGCAGACCG from Streptomyces formicae includes these protein-coding regions:
- the rlmN gene encoding 23S rRNA (adenine(2503)-C(2))-methyltransferase RlmN; amino-acid sequence: MPKPGELTFVAPRGAKKPPRHLADLTPAERKEAVAAIGEKPFRAKQLSQHYFARYVHDPAQWTDIPAAARERLASELLPDLMSVVRHISCDDDTTRKTLWRLHDGTLVESVLMRYPDRVTMCISSQAGCGMNCPFCATGQAGLDRNLSTAEIVHQIVDGMRALRDGEVPGGPARLSNIVFMGMGEPLANYKRVVGAIRRLTDPEPDGLGISQRGITVSTVGLVPAMLRFADEGFKCRLAVSLHAPDDELRDTLVPVNTRWKVREVLDAAWEYAEKSGRRISIEYALIRDINDQAWRGDLLGRLLKGKRVHVNLIPLNPTPGSKWTASRPEDEKAFVEAIAAHGVPVTVRDTRGQEIDGACGQLAASER